In the genome of Flavobacterium panacagri, one region contains:
- a CDS encoding heparinase II/III domain-containing protein: protein MKNKVLILLAFTILLLVSENAIAQSHPRLVLTKKGVPEIKANLGKAPLFDSSLLEVKKEVDAEIALGIEVPIPKDFSGGYTHERHKKNFLIVQKAGFLYQILGDKKYAVYVKEMLMAYAKLYPTLPLHPQERSYARGKLFWQALNDANWLVYTSQAYDCVYDFIGAADRAILEKELFRPFADFISIGSPQFFNRVHNHSTWGNVAVGMIALVMDDAELLDRALNGLKEDGLPAGMKDNDGGLIKQEGQKTGFLANVDEPFSLDGYYNEGPYYQRYAMYPFLVFAEALQNTKPDLKIFEYKKGILIKSVYALLNLTNSEGEFFPLNDGQKGMSYYSRELVSSVDIAYLYGGKDASLLSIAEKQGRVQLDNAGMAVALAVKKKLAKPFIKKSIDLSDGQDGNQGGVAVIRNKSKDDELTLVMKYTSQGSSHGHFDKLSFSYYNNDSEILQDYGLARFVNIEQKGGGNYLKENETWAKQTIAHNTIIQNETSNFKGDFEIGDKFSSKRYFFDSSNPKIQIISAIEDNAYPNTKMHRTMALLEIDGYEKPLLLDIFQVKSNTPNQYDLPFYYLGQMMTASFKYETPKTLESLGRSFGYQHLWKEGFGKAGDENIKFSWLDHGSFYTLTSVTQQDDELLLVSLGANDPNFNLRRDAGLIIRKKNVQQTSYINVIETHGSYSTVTEAAINASSSIITVEKVYEDENYIGVSIKNKNGTSFLFVFATANNSVSKKHTLEIKGTTYSWVGTYFSKVIK, encoded by the coding sequence GAAAAATAAAGTCTTGATACTACTTGCTTTTACAATACTGTTATTAGTATCTGAAAATGCAATTGCTCAGTCGCATCCTAGATTAGTTTTGACTAAAAAAGGTGTACCTGAAATCAAGGCAAATTTGGGTAAAGCGCCACTTTTTGATTCTTCATTACTGGAAGTGAAAAAAGAAGTCGATGCAGAAATTGCGTTAGGAATTGAGGTTCCTATTCCTAAAGATTTTTCTGGAGGTTATACACATGAGCGCCACAAAAAGAATTTTTTAATCGTGCAGAAAGCCGGTTTTTTATATCAGATTTTAGGAGATAAAAAGTATGCGGTCTATGTAAAAGAAATGTTGATGGCTTATGCTAAATTATATCCTACACTGCCTTTGCATCCGCAGGAACGTTCTTATGCAAGAGGGAAATTATTTTGGCAGGCACTCAATGATGCTAATTGGCTTGTATACACAAGTCAGGCTTATGACTGTGTTTATGATTTCATTGGTGCGGCCGACAGAGCTATTTTGGAAAAAGAATTATTCAGACCATTTGCTGACTTTATTTCGATAGGTTCTCCACAGTTTTTTAATCGAGTTCATAATCATAGCACATGGGGAAATGTGGCTGTTGGAATGATAGCTTTGGTAATGGATGATGCAGAGTTACTGGACAGGGCTTTGAATGGTTTAAAAGAAGATGGTTTACCCGCAGGTATGAAAGATAATGATGGAGGTTTGATTAAACAGGAGGGTCAGAAAACTGGATTTTTAGCCAATGTTGATGAGCCTTTTTCTCTAGACGGTTATTACAATGAAGGCCCTTATTATCAGAGATATGCGATGTATCCTTTTTTGGTTTTCGCAGAAGCATTGCAAAATACTAAACCAGATTTAAAAATTTTTGAATATAAAAAAGGAATTTTGATTAAGTCGGTGTATGCATTATTAAATCTAACCAATTCTGAAGGAGAGTTTTTTCCACTCAACGACGGACAAAAAGGAATGTCTTATTATTCAAGAGAATTGGTTTCGTCAGTTGATATTGCTTATTTATATGGAGGAAAAGATGCTTCTTTATTGTCTATTGCCGAAAAGCAAGGACGTGTTCAATTGGATAATGCTGGAATGGCGGTGGCTTTAGCAGTTAAAAAGAAATTGGCTAAACCTTTTATTAAAAAGTCAATTGATTTGTCTGACGGCCAAGATGGCAACCAAGGAGGTGTGGCTGTTATTAGAAACAAATCTAAGGATGATGAATTGACTTTGGTAATGAAATACACTTCTCAAGGTTCCAGCCATGGACATTTTGACAAACTATCTTTTTCTTATTATAACAATGATTCTGAAATTTTGCAGGATTATGGATTGGCAAGATTTGTAAATATTGAGCAAAAAGGCGGTGGAAATTATTTGAAAGAAAATGAGACCTGGGCAAAACAGACTATTGCCCACAATACTATTATACAAAATGAAACCTCAAATTTTAAAGGAGATTTTGAAATAGGAGATAAATTTTCATCCAAAAGATATTTCTTCGATTCGAGTAATCCTAAAATTCAAATTATAAGCGCAATTGAAGATAATGCATATCCCAATACAAAAATGCACCGCACAATGGCCTTGCTTGAGATTGATGGCTATGAAAAGCCTTTATTGCTGGATATTTTTCAAGTGAAGTCCAATACGCCTAATCAATACGATCTGCCTTTTTATTATTTAGGACAAATGATGACTGCCAGTTTTAAGTATGAAACTCCAAAAACATTAGAATCATTAGGCAGGTCTTTTGGATATCAACATTTGTGGAAAGAAGGGTTTGGAAAAGCTGGAGATGAAAACATCAAATTTTCATGGTTGGATCATGGAAGTTTTTACACATTAACTTCAGTGACACAGCAAGATGACGAATTATTATTAGTAAGCTTGGGTGCTAATGATCCTAATTTTAATTTGCGTAGAGATGCAGGATTAATTATTCGAAAGAAAAATGTTCAACAGACGTCATATATTAATGTTATAGAAACACATGGCAGTTATAGTACCGTTACAGAAGCCGCTATAAACGCTTCAAGCTCCATAATAACAGTGGAAAAAGTTTATGAAGATGAAAACTATATTGGAGTTTCTATCAAAAACAAAAACGGGACTTCTTTCTTGTTTGTTTTTGCTACAGCAAATAATTCAGTATCAAAGAAACATACCTTGGAAATTAAAGGAACGACCTATTCTTGGGTTGGAACCTATTTTAGTAAAGTAATTAAATAA
- a CDS encoding polysaccharide lyase family 7 protein — MNLQFSKILLFISLAFITISYGQDQKNKRNVANIDLSHWTLTTPAEDPKKPGKTFDLNYPEIFDFASNDIAKKYMYEDPKDKSIVFYAYPSGTSTANSHFSRSELRETIEIGSKNVNWTFAQGGYFKGTYAIEDVSKEADGKYSRVIIAQIHGILTDSQQALIGQKDKNAAPILKIFWDQGKIRVKTKVLKNQNASLKEMLPAEAWTDDKGRDFKEKIDFNTKFTLEIKVSDGRLEVIMNGSESFVYEDINIKKWGVFENYFKAGNYFQSTNPNTFAKVKIYDLQVSH, encoded by the coding sequence ATGAATTTACAATTTTCAAAAATTTTGCTCTTTATTTCTTTGGCATTTATAACGATTAGTTATGGTCAGGATCAAAAAAACAAGAGAAATGTGGCTAATATTGATTTATCTCATTGGACGTTAACGACTCCAGCTGAAGATCCAAAGAAACCCGGAAAAACATTTGATTTAAATTATCCGGAGATATTTGATTTTGCTTCAAATGATATTGCCAAAAAATATATGTATGAGGATCCAAAAGACAAATCGATTGTTTTTTATGCTTATCCATCTGGTACTTCAACTGCCAATAGTCATTTTTCAAGATCAGAATTAAGAGAAACAATTGAAATTGGCAGTAAAAATGTAAACTGGACTTTTGCCCAAGGTGGCTATTTCAAAGGAACATACGCCATAGAAGATGTTTCAAAGGAAGCTGACGGAAAATACAGCAGAGTGATTATCGCTCAGATTCATGGAATATTAACAGACAGCCAGCAAGCTTTAATCGGTCAGAAAGATAAAAATGCGGCACCGATTTTGAAAATCTTCTGGGATCAGGGAAAAATAAGAGTAAAAACTAAGGTACTTAAAAATCAAAATGCATCCTTAAAAGAGATGCTTCCTGCAGAGGCTTGGACTGATGATAAAGGAAGAGATTTTAAAGAAAAAATAGATTTCAATACTAAATTCACTCTAGAGATTAAAGTATCTGACGGAAGATTAGAAGTAATTATGAATGGTTCTGAATCATTTGTTTACGAAGATATTAATATTAAAAAATGGGGCGTTTTTGAGAATTATTTCAAAGCGGGAAATTATTTCCAATCTACTAATCCAAATACATTTGCTAAAGTTAAAATCTATGACCTTCAAGTATCTCACTAA
- a CDS encoding cupin domain-containing protein, translated as MKSFGASKEFLIGDEIEWEIVGDGVKRKIMGYDDTIMLVNVDFKKGSIGPLHEHYHAQVTYVVSGEFEVTIGEEKKNLKGGDCFYIPPHVWHGALCLADGVLIDVFSPIREDFMKV; from the coding sequence ATGAAAAGTTTTGGAGCAAGCAAGGAATTTTTAATAGGAGACGAAATAGAGTGGGAGATTGTTGGCGATGGTGTAAAGCGCAAGATAATGGGATACGATGACACTATTATGTTAGTCAATGTAGATTTTAAAAAAGGAAGCATCGGGCCTTTACATGAACATTATCATGCACAAGTAACCTATGTGGTTAGTGGCGAATTTGAAGTAACGATTGGCGAGGAGAAAAAAAATCTGAAAGGTGGAGACTGTTTTTATATTCCGCCACATGTATGGCATGGCGCTCTATGTCTGGCCGATGGAGTATTAATTGATGTATTTAGTCCTATACGTGAGGATTTTATGAAAGTTTAA